From a region of the Georgenia yuyongxinii genome:
- a CDS encoding heat shock protein transcriptional repressor HspR, producing the protein MTPTNPREDAPVLTISVAAELAGMHPQTLRQYDRVGLVEPRRTPGRGRRYSLRDVAMLREVQRLSQEEGVNLAGIKRILDLERELARIRAQLDSLRSVVDPGHRIFAAGPTGDVVAVPRGTRVRRVTTSNGGALVLWRPTQN; encoded by the coding sequence ATGACACCGACGAACCCGCGCGAGGACGCACCCGTCCTGACCATCTCGGTGGCCGCGGAGCTCGCCGGCATGCACCCCCAGACGCTCCGCCAGTACGACCGGGTCGGGCTCGTGGAGCCGCGGCGCACGCCCGGTCGCGGACGGCGGTACAGCCTTCGTGACGTCGCCATGCTTCGAGAGGTTCAGCGGCTGAGCCAGGAGGAGGGCGTCAACCTCGCCGGGATCAAGCGGATCCTGGACCTGGAGCGCGAGCTCGCCCGGATCCGCGCCCAGCTCGACTCGCTACGTTCGGTGGTCGACCCAGGCCACCGCATCTTCGCGGCAGGCCCGACAGGTGACGTCGTCGCCGTGCCGCGCGGCACGCGGGTGCGCCGGGTGACCACCAGCAACGGCGGTGCCCTCGTGCTCTGGCGACCGACCCAGAACTGA
- a CDS encoding prolyl oligopeptidase family serine peptidase → MTSTTAPDGTTRASDAATSVETADPYAWLEDVDGTEPLAWVREHNADAEAALAASARFEELRSGILQVLDSTEKIPAVAQRGAHLYNFWTDAEHVRGVWRRTTWASYRTADPQWEVLIDVDALAEAEGVGWVWHGARVLRPSLTRALVALSRGGADADVTREFDLTTRSFVEDGFSRPESKGGMGWADATGDAVFVYTDVGEGSMTTSGYPRTVRRWRRGSALAESSEIFAGEVTDLSIAAVHDTTPGFERDFVVRARAFYDSDTYLLGDDDVLTRLDVPRSSEPGVHREWLTVELREDWAVAGRTYPGGALLAVRFDDFLAGAPDFEVLYAPTATTSLAGMSWTRHHLVLNILDDVTNRLEVLTPPTGAGAPWRRRPLDLGGGSTRVELPELATIAVGAVDPDEEDALWVTTSGFLSPTTLSRLDLDTDGATTAVEPLKALPAFFDATGLHVEQHFVTSADGTRVPYFQVSREPVADDAQVRPAPTLLTGYGGFEISRLPGYSGSVGRSWLERGGVYVVANIRGGGEYGPSWHQAALQEKRHRSYEDFAAVARDLVARGVTDPAHLGAQGGSNGGLLVGNMLTGYPELFGAVVCQVPLLDMKRYSHLLAGASWMAEYGDPDAPEQWEFIRTFSPYHLFDPAVAHPPVLFTTSTRDDRVHPGHARKMAAKMLEAGKDVTYYENIEGGHGGAATNAQAAFMQALAFEFLWQRLT, encoded by the coding sequence ATGACGAGCACCACCGCGCCCGACGGCACGACCAGGGCGTCCGACGCCGCCACCAGCGTCGAGACCGCCGACCCGTACGCCTGGCTGGAGGACGTCGACGGCACCGAGCCGCTGGCCTGGGTCCGGGAGCACAATGCCGATGCCGAGGCGGCGCTGGCGGCGTCGGCGCGGTTCGAGGAGCTGCGCAGCGGGATCCTGCAGGTGCTGGACTCGACCGAGAAGATCCCGGCCGTCGCCCAGCGCGGCGCGCACCTCTACAACTTCTGGACCGACGCCGAGCACGTCCGGGGGGTGTGGCGGCGCACCACCTGGGCCTCATACCGCACGGCCGACCCGCAGTGGGAGGTCCTCATCGACGTCGACGCCCTGGCGGAGGCCGAGGGGGTCGGCTGGGTCTGGCACGGCGCCCGGGTGCTCCGGCCGTCGTTGACCCGCGCGCTGGTCGCACTCTCCCGCGGCGGCGCCGACGCGGACGTCACGCGCGAGTTCGACCTGACGACCCGGTCCTTCGTCGAGGACGGGTTCAGCCGCCCGGAGTCCAAGGGCGGGATGGGCTGGGCCGACGCCACCGGCGACGCCGTGTTCGTCTACACCGACGTCGGCGAGGGCTCGATGACGACGTCGGGCTACCCCCGCACCGTGCGCCGCTGGCGGCGCGGTTCCGCACTGGCCGAGTCCTCCGAGATCTTCGCCGGTGAGGTCACCGACCTGTCCATCGCCGCCGTGCACGACACGACCCCGGGCTTCGAGCGCGACTTCGTGGTGCGGGCCCGCGCGTTCTACGACTCCGACACCTACCTGCTCGGCGACGACGACGTGCTCACACGGTTGGACGTGCCGCGCTCGAGCGAGCCCGGCGTGCACCGTGAGTGGCTGACCGTCGAGCTGCGTGAGGACTGGGCGGTGGCGGGACGCACGTACCCCGGCGGGGCGCTGCTCGCGGTCCGGTTCGACGATTTTCTCGCCGGTGCCCCGGACTTCGAGGTGCTCTACGCCCCCACGGCGACGACGTCGCTGGCGGGCATGAGCTGGACCCGCCACCACCTTGTGCTCAACATCCTGGACGACGTCACGAACCGGCTCGAGGTGCTCACCCCGCCCACCGGCGCCGGGGCACCCTGGCGCCGGCGACCGCTGGACCTCGGCGGCGGTAGCACGCGAGTCGAGCTCCCCGAGCTGGCGACGATCGCCGTCGGCGCCGTGGACCCGGACGAGGAGGACGCCCTGTGGGTGACCACCTCCGGCTTCCTTTCCCCGACAACACTGTCGCGTCTCGACCTCGACACCGACGGCGCCACCACCGCCGTCGAGCCGCTGAAGGCGTTGCCGGCGTTCTTCGACGCGACCGGGCTGCACGTCGAGCAGCACTTCGTCACTTCGGCGGACGGCACGCGCGTGCCCTACTTCCAGGTCTCACGCGAACCGGTGGCCGATGACGCGCAGGTGCGTCCCGCGCCGACGCTGCTCACGGGCTACGGCGGGTTCGAGATCTCCCGGCTTCCCGGGTACTCGGGCTCGGTCGGGCGCTCGTGGCTCGAGCGGGGCGGGGTGTACGTCGTCGCCAACATCCGCGGCGGGGGCGAGTACGGACCTTCCTGGCACCAGGCGGCGCTGCAGGAGAAGAGACACCGGTCGTACGAGGACTTCGCCGCCGTCGCCCGCGACCTGGTCGCCCGCGGTGTGACGGACCCTGCGCACCTCGGCGCGCAGGGCGGGTCGAACGGCGGGCTGCTCGTGGGCAACATGCTGACCGGGTACCCCGAGCTGTTCGGCGCCGTGGTGTGCCAGGTGCCGCTGCTGGACATGAAGCGGTACTCGCACCTCCTCGCCGGGGCGTCGTGGATGGCTGAGTACGGCGACCCCGACGCGCCCGAGCAGTGGGAGTTCATCCGCACGTTCTCGCCCTACCACCTGTTCGACCCGGCCGTGGCTCACCCGCCGGTGCTGTTCACAACCTCGACCCGCGACGACCGCGTCCACCCCGGGCATGCCCGGAAGATGGCGGCGAAGATGCTCGAGGCCGGCAAGGACGTCACCTATTACGAGAACATCGAGGGCGGGCACGGCGGTGCGGCGACCAACGCGCAGGCGGCGTTCATGCAGGCGCTTGCGTTCGAGTTCCTCTGGCAGCGGTTGACGTGA
- a CDS encoding HIT family protein, producing the protein MSVADGGAGECVFCQIASGAEPASIVRADDEVLAFLTHQPVNAGHVLVVPRTHVVGLADLPDATGAAMWKLAQEIATTLRHDPAWSDGVNLHLSDGAAAGQHVFHVHLHVIPRFRGDGLRITDERHHPPTRHELDEAATKLRGALGR; encoded by the coding sequence GTGAGCGTCGCGGACGGCGGCGCCGGGGAGTGCGTGTTCTGCCAGATCGCCAGTGGTGCCGAACCCGCGAGCATTGTGCGAGCGGACGATGAGGTGCTTGCGTTCCTCACGCACCAGCCGGTCAACGCTGGGCATGTGCTCGTGGTGCCACGAACACACGTCGTGGGTCTCGCGGACCTGCCTGACGCGACAGGCGCGGCGATGTGGAAGCTGGCGCAGGAGATCGCGACCACCCTGCGGCACGACCCGGCATGGTCCGACGGCGTGAACCTGCACCTGTCGGACGGTGCCGCCGCCGGCCAGCACGTCTTCCACGTGCACCTGCACGTCATTCCGCGGTTTCGCGGTGACGGCCTGCGCATCACGGACGAGCGGCATCACCCGCCCACGCGGCACGAGCTCGACGAGGCGGCGACCAAGCTGCGCGGTGCCTTGGGGCGGTAG